The following proteins come from a genomic window of Aptenodytes patagonicus chromosome W, bAptPat1.pri.cur, whole genome shotgun sequence:
- the LOC143171864 gene encoding LOW QUALITY PROTEIN: mitochondrial nicotinamide adenine dinucleotide transporter SLC25A51-like (The sequence of the model RefSeq protein was modified relative to this genomic sequence to represent the inferred CDS: inserted 2 bases in 1 codon), whose protein sequence is MQRPVWSAAVATFISKLHFQVAWKTQQEKKSKXYIKGKKKMDSQDCVPTNSKQDISHHIKSSSGKHYLCGYCAAFTNIAVTFPIQKVLFRQQLYGLKTKDAVHQLQKDGIRNLYRGILPPLMQKTTTLALMFGLYEDFSSLLHSHTSAPELLTRSMAAVLAGTTEALLTPFERVQTLLQDYKHHDKFTNTYQAFKVLKVYGIREYYRGLVPILLRNGSSNILFFGLRGPIKQCLPEATSYSTHLVNDFICGGLLGAMLGSLFFPMNVVKARMQSQIGGEFQSFSKVFVTIWLERDKKLMHLFRGAHLNYHRSVLSWGIINATYEFLLKLL, encoded by the exons gaaaagaaatctaa atatattaaggggaaaaaaaagatggattcACAAGATTGTGTCCCAACAAATTCAAAGCAAGATATCAGCCATCACATAAAGAGTAGCTCTGGTAAACATTATCTTTGTGGCTATTGTGCAGCCTTCACCAATATAGCAGTCACCTTTCCCATCCAGAAGGTCCTCTTTCGACAACAGTTGTATGGCTTGAAAACAAAGGATGCAGTACATCAGCTGCAGAAAGATGGAATTCGAAATCTCTATCGTGGAATCCTTCCTCCATTAATGCAAAAAACAACCACCCTGGCTCTAATGTTTGGCTTGTATGAAGATTTCTCCTCCTTGCTCCATAGTCACACAAGTGCACCTGAACTTCTAACTCGCAGCATGGCAGCAGTGCTTGCAGGGACCACGGAAGCCCTTCTTACACCTTTTGAACGAGTCCAGACTTTGCTTCAGGACTACAAACATCATGACAAATTTACAAACACTTACCAGGCTTTCAAGGTACTAAAAGTCTATGGGATTAGAGAATATTATCGGGGTTTGGTGCCTATTCTGCTCCGGAATGGAAGCAGTAACATCCTCTTCTTTGGCCTACGAGGACCTATCAAACAGTGTCTGCCTGAAGCAACTTCTTATAGCACTCACTTGGTCAATGACTTTATCTGTGGAGGACTGTTGGGCGCCATGCTGGGATCCTTATTTTTCCCAATGAATGTTGTAAAAGCTCGCATGCAATCTCAAATTGGTGGCgaatttcagtctttttcaaaAGTTTTTGTGACGATCTGGCTAGAACGTGATAAAAAATTGATGCATCTTTTCAGAGGAGCCCATCTGAATTACCATCGTTCTGTCCTGTCCTGGGGCATAATCAATGCAACATATGAATTCTTGCTAAAGCTGTTATGA